The following DNA comes from Epinephelus lanceolatus isolate andai-2023 chromosome 1, ASM4190304v1, whole genome shotgun sequence.
tcctgactgattcttctctagtttggtcttctgctagtgtccttgtcactactggtatcatgaggcggtacctgcagcacaatcaggttgcacaggttgtccagctcctccaggatggcacatccatacgtgaaggtttgctgtgtctcccagcacagtctcaagagcatggaggagataccaggagacctgCCATTacatgaggagagctggacagggccgtagaagggcatcaacccagcagcaggaccggtatctgctcctttgtgtgaggaggaacaggaggagcactgccacaGCCCTACagaatgacctccagcaggctactggtgtgtatgtttctgaccacactgtcagaaacagactccatgagggtggcatgagggccccacgtccttttgtgggacctgtgctcacagcccagcagtGAGTAGCTCGAgtggcatttgccagagaacaccagaattggcagggctgccattctcttcacagatgagagcaggttcacactgaacACATGTCACAGGCTTTAAAGAGTCTGGAGTAGTGAATGTtctgctgcctgtaacatcatccagcatgactggcttggtggtgggtcagtggtggtctggggaggcagatcCTTGGAGGTTTGCACAgaacctccatgtcatagccaccagtaccctgactgctgttcggtactgggatgaaatcctcagagcgattGTCAGACCAGAAGCTgttgcagcgggccctgggcttctcctggtgcaggacaatgctcGGCCTCATGTGGCCCTTAAGGGGTTGATGATTTCGGTTTCCATTGACCgttgttacatcattttgttctcaaataattatacagtgtacatcagtaaagattttcaacttgaattattgtcatcaagatctgatgtgtgacttaagtgttcccttatttTTCCTGAGCAGTGTATAAGATCATTATACTTACGTAGTGTGcctgtcctgtgagaaccacacatctctaaaaagtcaacttgtcataaaaacagttttcagctttgtgacgatgcATTTTCCTGCTCATTTAAGAGGGTTTCTAGAGAGTTTAAGGAGGAGGATAATTTTTTCAactcatccttcagtttatcacaaacattcagaACCAGCACATCTGGaaatacatggttttcactggacaagAGGGGGATGACAACTGGAGTCAGACaaatgcagtggagtaaaaagtacaatatttgccttgAGAATACTCAAGAAAAGCACAAGTACATGTTCTtggttacattccaccactgactACTGAACACATTCTGAAGAGTTTGTCCTGACATCATTATTATGTGCTCTCACCGTCTTCTAACACCCTCCATTTTCCCTCTGTCTGCCCCTGTTGTGTGTGCCATTTTCCTGTGTCTCTCCCACCTCCAGCCTCGCAGCAGTGATAAGAAGTccgagctgctgcctgctgacTGGAGCAGCAACAAGGAATTGTACAGTCTGCGATATAAAGCCAAAGACAGCGACACCCAGCTGCTGCTCAAAGCCATCGCTGTCGACTCCACCTTGATCTTCAACCTGATGGTAGGAACAGCTGAGTATTGAGTCGACTCTGCAGACAGACGACCAGCTTAAATGAGATGAATGATGAGACAAAACAGTAGATGCTGCATCCATAATCTGTTCACCAATATAATCTGTTCAGTTTACTATTAGCCTGATGTGTTTGGATTAGATTTCTGTTTTGTCCTGAGGAACAAATGTGAAACAGGTATTGATCTTTTCCTTGTGTCATCTTAACGCATGCtctctgtatgtgtttgtgtgtgaagacCCCAGGCACACAGCAGGTGTCAGACTTGACAGTGAACATCAGTGATCATGTGGATGCTGACCAGTTACACACATTTGACAGgttggtgtaatttttttttggccataacttcaTAACTCACATGAGAATTGAGCCTTCCTAACCTGGCTGACATTGGTGATCTAACATAGGCTAACTCCACTTGATGTAGCTATACGTATATAGCTAGCTAGCGTTTTAATGGATCCCTAAGGTCCTCTAATTCTGGTCCATTAAATGTCCCCGAGAGTGGAACTAAAAAGTGTGGTGATGCTGCGTTCTGTGACCAGTTGACATCAGACTGTCTGATTCAGGAGACAGCTTCAAACAAAATCTTAAAACCTATCTTTTTAGACTGCATTTATGTAGCTTTTATTTAATCAATTGGCATCAAACCTAATtcgtattttgtgtgtgtgtgtgtgtgtgtgtgtatgtctgtgtaagTATGTGATTGtgtattttaatctttaattaaACCAGCCGATGCCTGTtggttatatattttttcctgaCAGCATGCTTTTAGTTTAATGTTTTCCATAACAGGATGTTCAATCATTACCAACCAGAAAGCACAGGACACTTGTACCGTAGATCGAACTGCACAGACCAAACTTTATTTAGATAAATGAAGTTAAGAGCAACTTTTTCTTCCAGTGTGTTCAAGGATGCAGACAGTCTGTCAGAGAAGGTGAAGACTCAGCTGCTGCCATCCCAGGACAGACCgacaggacagagggcagagAGGAAGAGTCGGAGGGAGGTGGAAGAGGAGGCTGAGCAGAGACGAAGAAGAGAGGACAGCGACCCCCTCCGCATCCCCAGCAGACAGCCACCACACTGGTGAGTGATGACAGGAAGCTGCCTGTGTAAATTTACCTTGACACAGAAGTGTTCTTATGTGTAAATATCTGCTAAAAGCAAATGAATCCCATCAGTCACACGGCTGTATTTCATTCAGAATATACTGGGATTTAATTTCATTAGTTTAAAATAGTGTATTTGCTtctcatttgcattttaatcaGAGGCATTAGTAATAGACAGCTAATAATAGGGAACTAAACCATGTTTGGATTTACGCTATTTCAGGCTCAGTACACCCAAACAgccaaattaattcatttttttccactgctGGATTTGCAGTCTGTACTTTCCTATAACTGGTTCACCTGTTTACTTCCAGGAAACTACAGTGTAGAGACGTTATAAGAACCTTTTGTCTTCCATAAATAGAAAGAAATAGGGCAAGGTCATATCATAGAGCCTTAAAGGTGGggttgttaatgtttttaatgctcTTAAATCTACTGGCACAAATCCAAAGCCTCATCGTCATCATTTTATATAGAAACAGTGTCTTAGTTTTAATTTAAGTATCAAAAATAATGTTGTGCTTTTCCAGGGTGACATCTCCTCATTCATGCAGACTCATGACA
Coding sequences within:
- the psmf1 gene encoding proteasome inhibitor PI31 subunit, which gives rise to MAGLEVLYTCVGGSISCPQDAVVCFVHWEMIKSGYRCIGSGDEPRSSDKKSELLPADWSSNKELYSLRYKAKDSDTQLLLKAIAVDSTLIFNLMTPGTQQVSDLTVNISDHVDADQLHTFDSVFKDADSLSEKVKTQLLPSQDRPTGQRAERKSRREVEEEAEQRRRREDSDPLRIPSRQPPHWHDPMIPPFAAGGADLDPFGTRGGGGMIVDPLRSGYPRSGFDPSSGIPDILPPGAVPPGARFDPFGPVGRHRPGPDPDHMPPPGYDDMFM